One stretch of Methanothrix sp. DNA includes these proteins:
- a CDS encoding XkdF-like putative serine protease domain-containing protein, with amino-acid sequence MDENEIEHEDVTEKDYEDLDMAYAILEEESAGLDELREIAMEVDDPKLKEILERIYEDEKTHTEALRQWIAEAGPVGESHSQSQESPPSSEPEPAAEMSVDKDEDSKEDETESTSASEILDEIRQVLEEHEVDKDEPEAESETDLQKDDEDTEDEDKDKAAAVAEKSYKSIRVPIIKGDQQIVYGIVSEPGVVDLQGDILSAEEIRKAAHSFMMKSQRIGVEHTRPAKASIIESYIAPVDFTCNGQRVRKGSWVMAVKIHDPELWAAVKRGEITGFSIAGTGTRTPM; translated from the coding sequence ATGGATGAGAACGAGATTGAACATGAGGACGTTACAGAGAAAGATTACGAGGATCTGGACATGGCATATGCAATCCTGGAGGAGGAGAGTGCAGGACTCGACGAGCTCCGGGAGATCGCAATGGAGGTCGACGATCCCAAGCTGAAGGAAATTCTGGAGAGGATCTACGAGGACGAGAAAACACACACCGAAGCGCTCAGACAGTGGATTGCGGAGGCCGGCCCTGTGGGCGAGTCGCACTCTCAGTCTCAGGAATCGCCTCCATCCTCGGAGCCAGAACCTGCAGCAGAGATGTCTGTTGATAAGGATGAGGACAGTAAAGAAGACGAAACTGAATCAACCAGTGCATCAGAGATATTAGACGAGATTCGACAGGTCTTAGAGGAGCACGAGGTTGACAAAGACGAGCCTGAAGCAGAAAGTGAAACTGATCTGCAGAAGGACGATGAGGATACTGAGGACGAGGATAAGGACAAGGCAGCCGCGGTGGCAGAGAAGAGCTACAAGTCGATCAGGGTCCCCATCATCAAGGGTGATCAGCAGATCGTCTATGGTATCGTATCTGAACCCGGTGTGGTGGATCTGCAGGGCGATATTCTGAGTGCAGAGGAGATTCGCAAGGCCGCACACAGTTTCATGATGAAATCACAGAGAATCGGCGTGGAGCACACGCGGCCCGCAAAAGCAAGCATCATAGAGTCGTATATTGCACCAGTTGATTTCACGTGTAATGGCCAGCGTGTCCGGAAGGGATCCTGGGTCATGGCTGTGAAGATCCACGATCCGGAGCTTTGGGCAGCCGTGAAGCGCGGCGAGATCACGGGATTCTCAATCGCCGGCACCGGCACCAGGACACCGATGTGA
- a CDS encoding zinc ribbon domain-containing protein, translating to MRLKCHNCGTAVEYEVPPKEFVCAVCGAVNVVPVYTGASDEELGCISPTGFEWQMPAGRIGNPVLGYKYVTAQGTQMTREEYLAAFKIDPEVALSYMRKNKGVRFGSQVQQ from the coding sequence ATGAGATTGAAGTGTCATAACTGCGGTACAGCAGTTGAATATGAAGTTCCTCCTAAGGAGTTTGTCTGTGCTGTTTGTGGAGCTGTCAACGTGGTGCCAGTTTATACAGGCGCCAGTGATGAAGAGCTGGGATGCATCTCACCGACCGGGTTTGAATGGCAGATGCCGGCTGGCAGGATCGGCAATCCAGTTCTCGGCTACAAGTACGTAACTGCACAGGGAACACAGATGACCCGCGAGGAGTATCTGGCGGCGTTCAAGATCGATCCCGAGGTAGCGCTCAGTTATATGCGGAAAAACAAAGGTGTCAGGTTTGGCTCGCAGGTTCAGCAGTAA